TGGCAATTTCGTGTCCTTTCAGATGCTCTTTGATGTCCTGTGGAAACTCATCAATATAACCCATCGGCCACACACCTATTTTGCTTTGGAGCCGGTCGATCACCGGCGGTTTCAAAGCGCCCTTTCTCTGGAAGATGACTTCCCAGCCCTGAATCAAAGGCTGGCGCGAAATGTAATAACCAGGGATCGGCGTGGTGCCTCCGGTGAAGTCGGCTTTGCCCACCTGGACATTGTGCAGGGCCCGTTTCCACGGCACGGTCTCCCGTTTCACCGTGATGCCTTTCGCCCTGAAGACCTGTTTCACAAGATCCACATAAAGACCTTTGCCCTCTCCATTCACATAGCCTTCCCAGTCGTTGGGTGTATGCCAGACCACTGTTTTCACGGAATGCTGGGCCGATACGGGAAGGGCAGGGACAAATATCAAAAGCCCCAGACATAGACTTCGTATGCGTGGCAGGTTTTTCATCCGCCTCTCCGACTATGAACCCACGAGTGAATCTAGTCCCAATAAACATAATGCTCGGAACGCTGCCAAGTAAATTATCCTGAATTCACTGAGCTGCAAGAGTTTCGTGGATCCAAACCTTGGTTAACTATAGCCATGGTTATTTTTCATTCGGCAGACGGGCCCGGGGGGCTCAATTTGATCTTTCCGAGGACCCTGATCAGAGGTAGCCTGGATGGGCAAGACGGGAGGTCCTCATCCATGGCGCACAGCTTTGTCCGGACAGTGTTCACGTTGGTCTTGAGTTTGCTGCTTCCCACGTGGGCTTTGGGAACAGACCCGGCCCCCCGGTGGCTTGAGCTTCACCTGGGTACGATTGGAGCGGCCTCCGCAGATATCCTGAAAAGCGCCTTCAATGAGATCGGAAGAGAGAAGATGGAAGGGCTCCTCATCGTTCTGGATACGCCCGGCGGATCCCTCGATGCCACGCGCACCATGGTCCAGGATATTATGGGGTCCACTGTTCCTGTCGTGGTCTGGGTCGGCCCTGATGGCGCGCATGCAGGCAGTGCCGGGACTTTTATCACTCTGGCCGCGCATGTGGCAAGCATGGCACCGGGAACGAATATCGGCGCAGCGCATCCAATCGAAATCGGTGGTGGGGATATCGATGGCCCGTCCGACCTGCGTTCCAAGGTGGAAAACGATACGGTCGCTTTTATTCAGTCCATCGCCGGAACCCGCGGCAGGAACCAGGAGATGGCCGCGTCCTTCGTCCGCAATTCCCTGGCTATCACCGCGAAGGAAGCCCTGGAAAACAAGGTGATAGATGTGATCGCGCCGGATATTAAAACGCTGATGAAGGGTATTGATGGGCGCGAAGTGAAGATAGGGGAGACCACGAAAACTCTGCAAACCGCTGGCGCCGAACTTGTCACCTTCCAAAGGAGTTTTCGCCACGAGCTTTTGGAAATCCTCAGCAATCCCAATCTTTTTTATCTCCTCTTCATCGTCGGTCTGCTAGGCCTTGCTTTTGAAATCACCCACCCCGGCGTCATCGCTCCCGGCGTGGTGGGCGCCATCTGTCTGCTGCTGGCTCTGATTGCCTCCTCGGTATTGCCAGTCAACTTCGGAGCCATGCTCCTGATCCTGGCCAGCGTCGTCTTTATGGTGGCGGAAATATTCCTGCCGAGCTTTGGAGCTTTGGGAATCGGAGGCTTGATCGGCTTTGTTACGGGATCCATTCTTCTGATCGACGATAAAGCGGAGCCTGGCATGCGCATCTCGCGCTGGCTGATCATTCCATCGGCCCTGTTTCTGCTCCTATTTTTCCTGGGCCTGGGTTGGCTCGTCATGCGGAACATGCGCGCCAAGCCCAAGACGGGAGTGGAAACTCTTTTAGGAGCGGAAGTCGAAGCGGTCGAATACTTCATTGACGGCCATGGTCGCGTCCGCATATTCGGAGAATACTGGAATGCCACGGAAGTGAATCATCAAACCGTCAAGCCGGGCGACCGACTTTTGGTTGAAGAGATTGAGGGACTGAATCTGAAGCTAAGGCTCCTGCCATCGACACGAAAGGATTGACTATGGAATACTCCATGCTGGTTTTACTGCTCATCGTTATTCTTCTGCTCATCAGCTCTGCGGTCCGCATCATCCCGGAATACCAAAGAGCCATTGTCTTTCGATTGGGACGTGCCTTGAATGTGCCGAAGGGGCCCGGCATCATCTTTCTGATTCCCGGTGTGGATCGCATCGAAGCGCGCGTGTCCACGCGAATCGTGACCATGGACATAGATCCTCAGGATGTTATCACCCGCGATAACATCTCGCTGAAGGTGAATGCCGTCGTCTATTTTAAAGTCGTCGACAGCATGAAGGCCGTCATCAATGTGGAAAATTACCTTTATGCCACCGCCCAGCTTTCCCAGACGCATCTGCGTTCTGTATTGGGCGAACATTCCCTGGACGAGCTCCTCGCCGAACGGGATAAGATCAACCTGCACCTGCAGCGTATTCTCGATCAAAACACCGACTCCTGGGGCATAAAAGTCGTGGCTGTCGAGGTGAAACATGTCGACCTTCCACCGGATCAGCAAAGGGCCATGGCTCGTCAGGCGGAAGCCGAGCGGGAACGTCGCGCCAAAGTTATTGCCGCGGAAGGGGAGTTCCAGGCGGCGCAAACCCTCAAAAATGCTGCGGATTTGATCTCCAATAATTCCACGGCCTTGCAGCTCCGTTATCTGCAAACCATGGCCGATATGGCGACTTCGAACAACGCAAAAACGCTGTTCTTTCCCATTCCGATCGATTTACTGGAGGCGTTTCAGAATATGAAGCCGCGGAAGGAATGAGACGCGCAGCGAACTCATGACTTTTGGGGGCTCTTCTGCTAGGGTGTTCTCGCCACGGATCCTAGGGAGAGCCACGCCATGTCCAAACCCAAACGTCAACCCGAGACGCCTGCTGCCAGCCTTGATCTGAATAACACCAAGGTCGCCTTTGCCTCGCTCAGCGATGGTCAACTGCAGCAGGCTATTTTTCTTTTCCGCGTCATCGGCAGTCCGACTGTAGTGAAACTCGGTCCGACCTTGGCCGGACTCTCGCTCAAACTGCGTCTGCCCGTGCAGGGCCTGATCAAAAAAACCATCTTTTCCCATTTCTGCGGCGGGGAAACCATCCCTGATTGCCTGCCCCGCATCCAGCAGCTGGGTTCGAAGAATGTAGGCACCATCCTTGATTTTGCCCGTGAAGGTGGAGGCAAGGATGCGGACTTTGATATCGTCACGCAGGAAATCATCCGAACCATCGACATGGCCGCGCAGCATCGCAAGATGATACCCTTTGCGGTCTTCAAACCCACAGGCGTGGCCTCACTTGATCTTTTGGCGAAGGTCGATCGCGGTGATGTGCTGAGCGTGGATGAGCAGTCGGCTTATGCCCGCGTTCAGGGCCGTTTCGCAGCGATCTGCGAGCATGCTGCGAAAAAGCGCGTGCGCATCATGATCGATGCCGAGGAATCCTGGATTCAAAAAGCGGTCGATACCCTGGCCATGGATCTGATGGCTCGATTGAATAAAGAGGAAGCCATCGTCTTCAACACCATCCAGCTCTATCGCCATGATCGTTTGGAATTCATCAAGGCCTGTCATGAGACGGCGAAGGCGCAGGGCTTTCAGCTCGGCTTCAAACTCGTGCGGGGCGCCTATCTGGAAAAAGAGAACGACAAGGCAGCCGAAGACGGCCGTCCGTCGCCCATCAATCCAACCAAGGAAGCCACCGACCGCGAGTATAACGAAGCCTTGAAATTCTGCGTGGCCAACGTCGATCGCATCGCCATCTGCGCAGGAACGCATAATGAGGATTCCGTGCGTCTTCTGGTTGACCTGATGGCCCAACACCAGATCGCTGCGAATGATGAACGCATACACTTCGCTCAGCTGCTCG
This is a stretch of genomic DNA from Oligoflexus sp.. It encodes these proteins:
- a CDS encoding substrate-binding periplasmic protein; amino-acid sequence: MKNLPRIRSLCLGLLIFVPALPVSAQHSVKTVVWHTPNDWEGYVNGEGKGLYVDLVKQVFRAKGITVKRETVPWKRALHNVQVGKADFTGGTTPIPGYYISRQPLIQGWEVIFQRKGALKPPVIDRLQSKIGVWPMGYIDEFPQDIKEHLKGHEIASREQGIRMVLSGRVDYYLDNLVQLSDTLDLIPGSRDEFECAEIFSDTLYMLFTKNNRGRKLRDLYDEEIERLAKTDALAKIYEKWSFEVPISLMPKTDFIDVLHRCEKRPGL
- a CDS encoding slipin family protein, which translates into the protein MLVLLLIVILLLISSAVRIIPEYQRAIVFRLGRALNVPKGPGIIFLIPGVDRIEARVSTRIVTMDIDPQDVITRDNISLKVNAVVYFKVVDSMKAVINVENYLYATAQLSQTHLRSVLGEHSLDELLAERDKINLHLQRILDQNTDSWGIKVVAVEVKHVDLPPDQQRAMARQAEAERERRAKVIAAEGEFQAAQTLKNAADLISNNSTALQLRYLQTMADMATSNNAKTLFFPIPIDLLEAFQNMKPRKE
- a CDS encoding nodulation protein NfeD produces the protein MEGLLIVLDTPGGSLDATRTMVQDIMGSTVPVVVWVGPDGAHAGSAGTFITLAAHVASMAPGTNIGAAHPIEIGGGDIDGPSDLRSKVENDTVAFIQSIAGTRGRNQEMAASFVRNSLAITAKEALENKVIDVIAPDIKTLMKGIDGREVKIGETTKTLQTAGAELVTFQRSFRHELLEILSNPNLFYLLFIVGLLGLAFEITHPGVIAPGVVGAICLLLALIASSVLPVNFGAMLLILASVVFMVAEIFLPSFGALGIGGLIGFVTGSILLIDDKAEPGMRISRWLIIPSALFLLLFFLGLGWLVMRNMRAKPKTGVETLLGAEVEAVEYFIDGHGRVRIFGEYWNATEVNHQTVKPGDRLLVEEIEGLNLKLRLLPSTRKD
- a CDS encoding proline dehydrogenase family protein — encoded protein: MSKPKRQPETPAASLDLNNTKVAFASLSDGQLQQAIFLFRVIGSPTVVKLGPTLAGLSLKLRLPVQGLIKKTIFSHFCGGETIPDCLPRIQQLGSKNVGTILDFAREGGGKDADFDIVTQEIIRTIDMAAQHRKMIPFAVFKPTGVASLDLLAKVDRGDVLSVDEQSAYARVQGRFAAICEHAAKKRVRIMIDAEESWIQKAVDTLAMDLMARLNKEEAIVFNTIQLYRHDRLEFIKACHETAKAQGFQLGFKLVRGAYLEKENDKAAEDGRPSPINPTKEATDREYNEALKFCVANVDRIAICAGTHNEDSVRLLVDLMAQHQIAANDERIHFAQLLGMSDNISFNLAASGYLVAKYVPYGTVAELLPYLTRRAQENSSVLGQSSRELDLLNREWARRKAAK